In one Streptomyces sp. T12 genomic region, the following are encoded:
- a CDS encoding SpoIIE family protein phosphatase produces the protein MADVVNEGAAGRRTRSLRAEGALKALAVEPDSPERLRRVLEQALVFARASFAAVYTPSEDGELLCLIESVGVPRTLYGLRDGYALAGRSPVADAHRTGRFVWLAPEEIADSAASRRAPSRDFHLAVLPAQGDDGGGCLLAVSESPGGFDTADRACLELVAEAVALPALSVAAEGGELSAGAFSLAMDSGRVEVGDDILELFGLGPDEFDGKVETLLGLTVPEDLPSLMSVVEAGHMSIGDRELEFRVLQPTGPPKWLRLRGRLLPGGEGQPARLVGTVADTSTLRAEVTDVARVQRLAAALATAGTVRDVSHAVVTALRKPLRADRIALAELENDRLVVIVLDPPEPEYWPELWRMEWRAEWPDAPVRAMPTLAAALREGRAQIWPAGTPLEPALADVGPGGLAVLPLPAGGRMAGACLIGWDAPHDFGPDERALLTASAGLAGQALLRAHAFDAEHELVGMLQRQLLPRRLPRLPGAEAVARYLPTTAGLEVGGDWYDVIPLSDNHVALVIGDVQGHSAAAATLMGQMRTALRAYAVEGHPPDVVVHHANRLLMDMETDLFATCCYVDVDLEEGSAWCVRAGHLPPVLRHPDGSTEIAEAEGGPPLGVMREADFPMSPLSLQPGTVIALTTDGLVESPDADIDAGMDRFAHELALADPAHLGLVADALLVGARRTDDIALLLMRYEGMAVRPLRDSWTVWRVPQAVGHARRFTRRTLRSWGVPPQDMDAVLLVVSELVTNALVHTDGRVRLDLTLVNHRLRVAVADASPRTPVKPTSISWEATGGRGVLLVEAVSAAWGTVPVSGGKQVWSEIALGG, from the coding sequence ATGGCGGACGTGGTCAATGAGGGCGCCGCGGGACGCAGGACGAGGAGTCTGCGTGCCGAAGGCGCCCTGAAGGCGCTTGCCGTCGAGCCGGACTCGCCCGAGCGGCTGCGCCGGGTCCTGGAGCAGGCGCTCGTCTTCGCCCGAGCCTCCTTCGCCGCCGTGTACACGCCGAGTGAGGACGGCGAGCTGCTGTGCCTGATCGAGTCCGTCGGTGTGCCCCGGACCCTGTACGGACTGCGCGACGGATACGCCCTGGCCGGACGCTCCCCGGTCGCCGACGCCCACCGCACCGGCCGCTTCGTGTGGCTCGCCCCGGAGGAGATCGCCGACTCCGCGGCGTCGCGACGGGCGCCGTCGCGGGACTTCCACCTGGCCGTCCTCCCCGCCCAGGGCGACGACGGCGGTGGCTGTCTGCTGGCCGTGAGCGAGAGCCCGGGCGGCTTCGACACCGCGGACCGCGCGTGCCTGGAGCTGGTCGCCGAGGCCGTCGCCCTGCCCGCCCTGTCTGTGGCCGCCGAGGGCGGCGAGCTGTCGGCGGGCGCCTTCAGCCTCGCCATGGACAGCGGCCGCGTCGAGGTCGGCGACGACATCCTGGAGCTGTTCGGCCTCGGCCCGGACGAGTTCGACGGCAAGGTCGAGACGCTGCTGGGCCTGACCGTCCCGGAGGACCTGCCGTCGCTGATGTCCGTCGTCGAGGCCGGTCACATGTCCATCGGCGACCGTGAGCTGGAGTTCCGGGTCCTGCAGCCCACCGGACCGCCCAAGTGGCTCAGGCTGCGCGGCCGCCTCCTGCCCGGTGGCGAGGGTCAGCCGGCCCGCCTCGTCGGCACCGTCGCCGACACCTCCACACTGCGCGCCGAGGTCACCGACGTGGCCCGCGTGCAGCGCCTCGCCGCCGCCCTCGCCACCGCGGGCACCGTCCGCGACGTCAGCCACGCCGTGGTCACCGCCCTGCGCAAGCCACTGCGTGCCGACCGCATCGCGCTCGCCGAGCTGGAGAACGACCGTCTCGTCGTCATCGTCCTCGACCCGCCCGAACCCGAGTACTGGCCGGAGCTGTGGCGCATGGAGTGGCGTGCCGAGTGGCCGGACGCGCCGGTACGGGCCATGCCCACCCTGGCCGCCGCCCTGCGCGAGGGCCGCGCCCAGATCTGGCCCGCCGGCACCCCGCTGGAGCCCGCCCTCGCCGATGTCGGCCCGGGCGGTCTCGCGGTCCTGCCCCTGCCCGCCGGGGGCCGCATGGCCGGCGCCTGCCTGATCGGCTGGGACGCCCCGCACGACTTCGGCCCCGACGAACGCGCCCTGCTCACCGCCTCCGCCGGCCTCGCCGGCCAGGCCCTGCTGCGGGCCCACGCCTTCGACGCCGAACACGAACTCGTCGGCATGCTCCAGCGCCAGCTGCTGCCCCGCCGGCTGCCCCGGCTGCCCGGCGCGGAGGCCGTCGCCCGCTATCTGCCCACCACGGCAGGGCTGGAGGTCGGCGGCGACTGGTACGACGTGATCCCGCTGTCCGACAACCACGTGGCCCTCGTCATCGGCGACGTCCAGGGCCACAGCGCGGCCGCCGCCACCCTCATGGGCCAGATGCGCACCGCGCTGCGCGCCTACGCCGTCGAAGGGCACCCGCCGGACGTGGTGGTCCACCACGCCAACCGCCTCCTCATGGACATGGAGACCGACCTCTTCGCCACCTGCTGCTACGTGGACGTCGACCTGGAGGAGGGCTCCGCCTGGTGCGTGCGCGCCGGCCACCTCCCGCCGGTGCTGCGCCACCCGGACGGCAGCACGGAGATCGCCGAGGCGGAGGGCGGACCCCCGCTCGGCGTGATGCGGGAGGCCGACTTCCCGATGAGCCCGCTCAGCCTCCAGCCCGGCACGGTGATCGCCCTCACCACCGACGGCCTCGTCGAGTCCCCCGACGCCGACATCGACGCCGGAATGGACCGGTTCGCGCACGAACTCGCCCTCGCCGACCCCGCCCACCTCGGCCTCGTCGCCGACGCCCTGCTCGTGGGCGCGCGCCGCACCGACGACATCGCCCTGCTCCTCATGCGCTACGAGGGCATGGCCGTGCGCCCGCTGCGCGACAGCTGGACGGTGTGGCGCGTCCCGCAGGCCGTCGGCCACGCCCGCCGCTTCACCCGGCGCACCCTGCGCTCCTGGGGCGTGCCGCCGCAGGACATGGACGCCGTTCTGCTCGTCGTCTCCGAGCTCGTCACCAACGCCCTCGTGCACACCGACGGCCGGGTCCGCCTCGACCTGACCCTCGTCAACCACCGGCTGCGGGTGGCGGTCGCCGATGCCTCACCCCGCACGCCGGTCAAACCGACCAGCATCAGCTGGGAGGCCACCGGCGGCCGCGGCGTCCTCCTGGTCGAGGCCGTGTCGGCGGCGTGGGGAACGGTGCCGGTCAGTGGCGGAAAACAGGTGTGGAGCGAGATCGCACTGGGCGGGTGA
- the lanKC gene encoding class III lanthionine synthetase LanKC translates to MDKRYEVYALADRHFYETPERMSAGTPGTGLGYETARREVPEGWDAARIGDWLTLTPLGADGAPVPGPAQGWKIHASATRDNAERIAAIVWDYCVPRRIPFKFVPAPHLLHLRNTKYAARDTSGKFVTIYPADEEQLHVVLRELGGLLEGFEGPYILTDLRWYEGPLYVRYGAFARTFVVDERGSLVPAVRDGEGKRVPDRRAPSFQVPEWVTLPAFLEPHLTARNTTTVGELPYRIEKALHFSNGGGVYAGTDTRDGRKVVLKEGRPHAGLAADGADAIARLEREKSALEQVAGTGVVPRVRDWFTLGDHRFLVMDFLEGRPLNSFFAERHPLLTPDPDPKAVAEYTAWAVRIHGAVQRAVEAVHARGIAFNDLHVFNIMVGPDEESVSLLDFEAAAPISEQGRQVVAHPGFFAPPDRTGADVDRYALACLRLALFLPVTTLFVVDRGKAAHLAEVITRQFPDVPKEFLDEAVAEITRGSTAPAPAFVEPGDWPYSRDSMVKALLASATPERDDRLFPGDITQFNDGGGLGLAHGAAGVLYALDAVGAERYEEGERWLLARTAPPPTGTPLGLYDGLAGVAHVLDRLGHRQRALDLIERILAERWQNLSSDLHGGLAGLGLVLGELARTTGESELGDRAAEAADILVRRLAQPLADSPKRRRAGLLRGASGPALFLLRQYERTGEPLLLKAAEVALRRDLDCCMTHPTGSLEVDEGWRTLPYLGDGSAGIGMVLDDYLAQGADSEGEFERARAGILTAATSRFYVQPGLFQGRAGMILHLARTDTPGASKERLAEQIDGLGWFAMDYQGQLAFPGHQMMRLSMDLSTGTAGCLLALGAALDTPDTAHLPFLPPLGRPHIRGSAT, encoded by the coding sequence ATGGACAAGCGGTACGAGGTGTACGCGCTCGCCGACCGGCACTTCTACGAGACGCCTGAACGCATGTCGGCAGGGACACCGGGCACCGGGCTCGGCTACGAGACGGCACGGCGCGAGGTGCCGGAGGGCTGGGACGCGGCGCGGATCGGCGACTGGCTGACGCTCACGCCGCTCGGCGCGGACGGGGCGCCCGTGCCCGGTCCGGCCCAGGGCTGGAAGATCCACGCCTCGGCCACCCGGGACAACGCGGAGCGGATCGCCGCGATCGTGTGGGACTACTGCGTGCCCCGGCGCATCCCGTTCAAGTTCGTGCCGGCCCCGCATCTGCTGCATCTGCGCAACACCAAGTACGCCGCCCGCGACACCAGCGGCAAGTTCGTCACGATCTACCCGGCCGACGAGGAGCAGCTGCACGTCGTGCTGCGCGAGCTCGGGGGGCTCCTGGAGGGCTTCGAGGGGCCGTACATCCTCACCGATCTGCGGTGGTACGAGGGCCCGCTCTACGTCCGCTACGGCGCGTTCGCGCGCACCTTCGTCGTCGACGAGCGCGGCTCGCTCGTGCCGGCGGTGCGCGACGGCGAGGGCAAGCGGGTGCCGGACCGGCGGGCGCCGTCCTTCCAGGTGCCGGAGTGGGTGACGCTGCCGGCCTTCCTGGAGCCGCATCTGACGGCACGCAACACCACGACGGTGGGCGAGCTGCCGTACCGCATCGAGAAGGCGCTGCACTTCTCCAACGGCGGCGGGGTGTACGCGGGCACCGACACCCGGGACGGGCGCAAGGTAGTGCTGAAGGAGGGGCGGCCGCACGCGGGGCTGGCGGCCGACGGGGCGGACGCGATAGCGCGCCTGGAGCGGGAGAAGTCCGCCCTGGAGCAGGTGGCGGGGACGGGCGTGGTGCCCCGGGTGCGGGACTGGTTCACGCTCGGCGACCACCGGTTCCTGGTCATGGACTTCCTGGAGGGTCGCCCGCTGAACTCGTTCTTCGCCGAGCGGCATCCGCTGCTCACCCCGGACCCCGACCCGAAGGCGGTGGCCGAGTACACGGCGTGGGCGGTGCGCATCCACGGCGCGGTTCAGCGGGCGGTGGAGGCGGTGCACGCGCGCGGGATCGCCTTCAACGACCTGCACGTCTTCAACATCATGGTCGGCCCCGACGAGGAGTCGGTGTCCCTGCTCGACTTCGAGGCGGCGGCGCCGATCTCCGAACAGGGCCGGCAGGTGGTCGCCCACCCCGGCTTCTTCGCCCCGCCGGACCGCACCGGCGCCGACGTCGACCGCTATGCGCTGGCCTGTCTGCGGCTCGCCCTGTTCCTGCCGGTCACCACCCTGTTCGTGGTCGACCGGGGGAAGGCGGCCCACCTCGCCGAAGTGATCACTCGTCAGTTCCCGGACGTACCAAAAGAGTTCCTGGACGAGGCGGTGGCGGAGATCACGCGGGGCAGCACGGCGCCGGCACCGGCGTTCGTGGAGCCCGGGGACTGGCCCTACAGCCGCGACTCCATGGTCAAGGCGCTGCTCGCCTCGGCGACCCCGGAACGCGACGACCGGCTCTTCCCCGGCGACATCACACAGTTCAACGACGGCGGCGGCCTCGGGCTGGCGCACGGCGCGGCCGGGGTGCTGTACGCGCTGGACGCGGTCGGCGCCGAGCGGTACGAGGAGGGCGAGCGCTGGCTCCTGGCCCGCACCGCGCCGCCGCCGACGGGCACGCCGCTGGGGCTGTACGACGGTCTCGCGGGCGTCGCCCACGTCCTGGACCGGCTCGGCCACCGGCAGCGCGCCCTCGACCTGATCGAGCGGATCCTCGCGGAACGGTGGCAGAACCTCTCCTCCGACCTGCACGGCGGGCTGGCCGGACTCGGGCTGGTCCTCGGTGAACTGGCCCGCACGACCGGCGAGTCGGAGCTCGGGGACCGTGCCGCCGAGGCCGCCGACATCCTCGTACGACGACTCGCGCAGCCCCTTGCGGACTCCCCGAAGCGACGCCGGGCCGGGCTGCTGCGAGGGGCGAGCGGGCCCGCGCTGTTCCTGCTGCGGCAGTACGAACGGACCGGTGAGCCACTGCTGTTGAAGGCTGCCGAAGTGGCGCTGCGCCGGGACCTGGACTGCTGCATGACGCACCCGACCGGCTCGCTGGAGGTCGACGAGGGCTGGCGGACGCTGCCGTACCTCGGTGACGGGAGCGCGGGCATCGGGATGGTCCTGGACGACTACCTCGCCCAAGGCGCCGACTCGGAGGGAGAGTTCGAGCGGGCGCGCGCCGGCATCCTGACCGCCGCCACCAGCCGCTTCTACGTACAGCCCGGCCTGTTCCAGGGCCGTGCCGGGATGATCCTGCACCTCGCGCGCACGGACACGCCCGGCGCGAGCAAGGAGCGGCTCGCCGAACAGATCGACGGGCTCGGCTGGTTCGCGATGGACTACCAGGGCCAACTGGCCTTCCCCGGCCACCAGATGATGCGGCTGTCGATGGACCTGAGCACCGGAACGGCAGGGTGCCTGCTCGCGCTCGGCGCGGCCCTCGACACCCCGGACACCGCTCACCTGCCGTTCCTGCCGCCGCTCGGGCGGCCCCACATACGCGGTTCCGCGACTTGA
- a CDS encoding SapB/AmfS family lanthipeptide — translation MALLDLQAMESDELTGGGGASTLSLLSCVSAASLTLCL, via the coding sequence ATGGCACTTCTCGACCTGCAGGCGATGGAGTCCGATGAGCTGACCGGCGGCGGTGGCGCCAGCACGCTCAGCCTGCTGTCCTGCGTCAGCGCGGCGAGCCTGACGCTCTGTCTCTGA
- a CDS encoding ABC transporter ATP-binding protein, whose translation MTQAIRTLPGPLGPAPARCLVLCLVSTAATGAGLLLPAALGHTLDLLLSRSPATRWVLYCTAIVVLLALFDACETVLGGTVDARTTAWLRRRLTGHVLAVGPRAGARFGPGDLVARLVGNAAQAGTAPTARAALLAALAGPVGGVVALALIDPWLAAVLLAGAPVLALLLRAFARDTRECVTRYQQAQGRIARALSEAVGGHRTIEAAGTADRETARILRPLPELSDAGHRMWQVQGRAAGRSVAVAPLLQLGVVAVAGVLLARHRLTVGEVLAASRYAVLATGVGVLVGHLAGLARARAATGRLGEVLAEPAPRYGDRSLPPGPGRLELRGVTARRGGRAVLDGVDLVVPGGTTLAVVGRSGAGKSLLAAVAGRLAEPDSGEVLLDGVPLLELTHDALRRAVGHAFERPALLGGTVEEEIGLALSSPSPDRVREAARTAHADDFVRRLPRGYATAVADAPRSGGESQRLGLARAFAHGGRLLILDDALSSLDTVTEARITAALANGGPHGGTRLLIAHRAATAARADAVAWLDGGRVRAVGPHERLWRMPEYRAVFVDGERP comes from the coding sequence ATGACACAAGCCATCAGGACGCTCCCCGGGCCGCTCGGCCCGGCCCCCGCCCGCTGTCTGGTCCTGTGCCTGGTGAGCACGGCCGCCACCGGCGCCGGTCTGCTGCTGCCCGCCGCGCTCGGGCACACCCTGGACCTGCTGCTGTCCCGGTCCCCGGCGACCCGCTGGGTGCTGTACTGCACCGCGATCGTCGTGCTGCTCGCCCTGTTCGACGCCTGCGAGACCGTGCTCGGCGGCACGGTGGACGCCCGCACCACCGCCTGGCTGCGCCGACGTCTGACCGGGCATGTCCTGGCCGTCGGCCCGCGCGCCGGCGCCCGCTTCGGACCCGGCGACCTCGTCGCGCGTCTCGTCGGCAACGCCGCCCAGGCCGGCACGGCACCGACCGCCCGGGCCGCTCTGCTCGCCGCGCTCGCCGGACCGGTCGGGGGCGTGGTGGCCCTCGCTCTGATCGACCCGTGGCTCGCGGCGGTGCTGCTGGCCGGGGCACCCGTGCTGGCCCTGCTGCTGCGCGCCTTCGCCCGCGACACCAGGGAATGCGTGACGCGCTACCAGCAGGCGCAGGGGCGGATCGCGCGGGCACTCTCGGAAGCCGTCGGCGGACACCGCACCATCGAGGCGGCGGGTACGGCCGACCGGGAGACGGCACGGATCCTGCGGCCGTTGCCCGAACTGTCCGACGCCGGGCACCGCATGTGGCAGGTGCAGGGGCGGGCCGCCGGCCGGTCCGTCGCGGTGGCCCCGCTGCTCCAACTCGGCGTCGTCGCCGTGGCCGGGGTCCTGCTCGCCCGGCACCGGCTGACGGTGGGCGAGGTGCTCGCGGCCTCCCGGTACGCGGTCCTCGCCACCGGCGTCGGCGTCCTGGTCGGTCATCTCGCGGGCCTGGCCCGGGCCCGGGCGGCGACCGGCCGCCTCGGCGAGGTGCTCGCCGAGCCCGCCCCCCGCTACGGCGACCGCTCGCTTCCGCCCGGTCCGGGCCGACTGGAGCTGCGCGGGGTGACCGCCCGGCGCGGTGGGCGTGCCGTGCTCGACGGAGTCGACCTCGTGGTGCCCGGCGGGACGACGCTGGCCGTCGTGGGCCGGTCGGGCGCGGGTAAGTCGCTGCTCGCCGCGGTCGCCGGCCGGCTGGCCGAACCGGACTCGGGAGAGGTGCTGCTCGACGGGGTGCCGCTGCTTGAACTCACCCACGACGCGCTGCGCCGGGCCGTCGGTCACGCCTTCGAGCGCCCCGCCCTGCTGGGCGGCACGGTCGAGGAGGAGATCGGCCTCGCCCTGTCGTCCCCCTCCCCCGACCGTGTCCGCGAGGCGGCCCGTACGGCCCACGCGGACGACTTCGTGCGCCGTCTGCCCCGGGGTTACGCCACCGCCGTCGCCGACGCCCCGCGCTCCGGCGGGGAGTCCCAACGCCTCGGCCTCGCCCGGGCGTTCGCCCACGGCGGCCGGCTGCTGATACTCGACGACGCCCTCTCCAGCCTCGACACGGTGACCGAGGCCCGCATCACCGCGGCCCTGGCGAACGGCGGCCCGCACGGCGGCACCCGGCTCCTGATCGCCCACCGCGCCGCGACGGCCGCCCGCGCGGACGCCGTGGCCTGGCTGGACGGGGGCCGGGTGCGGGCGGTGGGACCGCACGAGCGGCTGTGGCGGATGCCCGAGTACCGGGCGGTCTTCGTGGACGGGGAGCGGCCATGA